In the Triticum aestivum cultivar Chinese Spring chromosome 2B, IWGSC CS RefSeq v2.1, whole genome shotgun sequence genome, GTGCCTAACTGTTGACTATTGATTGCTATGACGTCGTATGATCATTCTAGCGGATCAGATCTGTGGATGCCATAGTTACGTGCGAAGCTGAGCGATTAATTACGTGCATATGTTTATCTGTTGGCTGGCTTGATAATTTGAGCCACTTGTGCTTGCAAACACCTTTGAATGAATGCCCAATGGGCTATACCTGCCTAGTTCATAATGAAATGGATTGCTAACCGTGCTGAGCGATTATGTGCCTGTATGTGTTTGCTGGCTTGACAATTGGGCCACACGTTTGCTAGCAAACACCTTGAGATGAATGGGCAGTGGGCTGCATCTGTCTAGTTCATAATGAAATGGATTGCTAGCACTGCAATGCTTTGTGGGAACATAAATTGCATCGTAACAGTTAATTTACATTTTTCCACTGTACCTCCTGGCAAAGATGTTTTGTTTTACAGGACCTGCTGTCAAAGATGTTGACAAAACTTGGTCATAGGACTGTAATCATCTGATTGCTTTATAATCCAAAGCCCATAGCATATTCCCATTGTTAGTAAGGATGATATCTGTACCAAACCAACGGTTTACTCAAATAGCAGTACTTGTAGTTCTACGAATTCCACACGTGAAGAGCCATTTACAACTCAACATTGTTTAGTTTCTGCAATGAAATTCTTGCTATGGTGATCTTATTCATATCATTGCCAACTTCTGCAAGTTGTTTTACCCTTTGTTCTTGCTGGAGGATTAATGCAGAAGTTTTTTGTGTGTTAGCAGTTTGCAGTCTGTCATATTGTTTCTGCTGTTTATTGATGCCTAAATATGGGTTCTGCAATAGTTTACTGTTATTTAAACTATACTATTTGTAATTCTGATGCAGGCTTTTCTTCGGCTGAAACACTTGTTCCACGGAACCAAGATGCTGGGTTGGCTGAACTCCCAGCCACTGTTGCTGCACTGAAGAACCCCAACTCAAAAATCCTTTATGACCAGTACAACCATGAAAGATATCCTCCTGGAGATCCCAGCAAGCGTGCCTTTGCCTACTTTGTTCTGAGTGGTGGGAGATTCGTATATGCATCACTGCTGCGTCTCCTTGTCTTGAAGTTTGTCTTGAGCATGTCAGCAAGTAAGGATGTTCTTGCACTTGCTTCCCTTGAGGTTGATCTATCCAGCATTGAACCCGGCAGCACAGTGACTGTCAAGTGGCGTGGAAAGCCAGTCTTCATCAGGCGACGGACAGACGATGACATCAAGCTGGCCAACAGCGTGGATGTTGCATCCCTGCGCCACCCAGAGCAAGACGCTGAGCGTGTGAAGAACCCAGAGTGGCTGGTGGTTATTGGTGTCTGCACTCATCTTGGTTGCATTCCCCTTCCCAACTCTGGAGACTTTGGTGGCTGGTTCTGCCCGTGCCATGGCTCCCACTATGACATCTCTGGCAGAATCCGCAAGGGCCCTGCCCCGTACAACCTTGAGGTGCCCACCTACAGTTTCTTGGAAGATAACAAGATGCTCATAGGCTAAGAGCCTAAAACCAGTACCTACCAACATATATTCTCCACAGGAGTGAATTCCTGTTGCGCTGTTATTTTGTTTTCAATGTGGCTAGGAGTTTTTGTTTCAGGACTATCGCAACGGTGATCCACTGTTACCTACCGAAGTTCATTTGCAGTGCGAAATAATTGTTTCTCCTATGTTGCTACTGGATTGTAAGTTTTGTACTGATTTTCTGAGACCCTATTGGAAGGATATTGTACACCTCTTCTGGTTCTTGCTCCCTATATATTTGATAAATAAGCAAACATTCTTCATCTTTTGTGTCTAACAATGTTATTCAAGTGCTTGAATGTTGTATGTGTGCTCTAACTTCAGGAACTTTTATGTTGATTCTAATGATCCTTGACATTGTGATGGGCTGATGCTGCAATTGGCCGCTGACGGTATGCCTGCCGAGGAGGCAAGGTAGTCCGACCAGCATGGCACACGCTTTAATGAGCGTTCTATAGGCTATCTATGACCGGACTTAGCAAATCCACTCCCTAAGGCCTTCTTTGGCACTATAGTTTTCCCAGCCTAAGGGGTTCGGGGTGAGAGTTTTGGCACTAGAGTTTTCCCAACCTAAGGGCCCGTCCACCCCCTAAGGCCTTCTTTGGCACTATAGTTTTCCCAGCCTAAGGGGTTCGGGGTGAGAGTTTTGGCACTAGAGTTTTCCCAACCTAAGGGCCCGTTCGGTATACGGGAATTTCAGAGGAACATTTGGAAGATTAGTTTCCGTAGGAATTTTCGCCCATATTATGTTCGGTTTGAAGGAATCTAGGATGTGCATTCCACTGGAAAGTCATGCTAGCTTGTACTTTTCACAGGAAATTAAAACTCCAGTAGAACTTCGTGTTCTGGCGGAGGCCCGAGGCTAAGCGCAGAGCTGCAGTCTAGCCGAATAAACAGTGCAGCTGTACAGAGCTGTGAGAGGCCCCGTCAACCTTGTTGTGAACAATAAAAAATGCTATAAACTAATTAATCAACACTCAATGCCCACCCTCCCATCGTACTGAACAGTGTCAAATTGGGCTGGTCCAAGGCTTTTTTCCTGCAAACCGAACAATCCAATTTTTTTGCTTCCTACATTTGAAGGCTCCATAGGTTTCCTATTCACACACTACTCTATTCCTGTGCAGTTATTTTTTCCATTGTTTTTTCTACCTCTATACCGAACGGAGCCTAAGGCTTTGTTTGACAGGTAGGGATTGTGGAGGTTTTGGGAGGGGATTTCAGGGGATTTGGCGAATCCTCCTCTTTCACCCAATTCCCTTGAACCTCAAGTCCTCCTCCAGCCATACACCCCCCTCCAGCCACACATCCCATTCGCGAGCACGGCTGCTGCCAATGGCGACACGAGGAGAAGGTTCCAATCTCGCACGTGGCTCCAATTCCACGAGGGCCTCCTCATGCCTTCTGACCCGtgtggatcgaggtgaatccaggGGGATCAGGTGGATTGGGCTAGCGAAACCTCGTCtaccaaatgggccaaggaggattgTAGAGGGTTCTGGGCCACGCATGGAAAATCCACTCGAAACCCCCTGAAATCTCTCGTGTCAAACGAagcccaaggtcctgtcttgatgaagacagtgagttgaagctactcaccagcaggtgtgagacaacctctgtgcagtcactgcctcaatcagttcgacttcttcagtctcaacttaaagcagaaagacttgcttcagctcagctccgacttgaagttaaagatgtaatgaagatgtcagaggactgccttgcgcactattgTGCCATAcaactagggatgaagcatctatcgttgacacaactgaggtctaatcAGCTTCTTCGGCCGTTTgcggggcccgacctggccaggcctagtgccttctgaagtgctctcggttttgtatattcttttgtcggcgtgtttatttgcactggtggcgaactttgatgcccagtggatgtaatatgtgtaatagccgtgatagcctagcgtaagttgcttgcttatttatttccttgttgtcttgtttatttgtttgcttgtagtcagtgaagTTCTTTTTCcgtagtttgctagtggccgctgtcggtgtcaaaaccggtggatctcgggtagggggtcccgatctgtgcgtcttaggctgatggtaacaggaagcaagggacacaatgtttacccaggttcgggccctctcgatggaggtaaaaccctacttcctgcttgattaatattgaagatatgagtagtacaagagtagatctaccacgagatcgtagaggctaagccctaggagctagcctatgatggtatgattgtaattgtgatcgaccttctaaggaccaacctctccggtttatatagacaccggagagggctagggtttacgtggagtcggttacaaggaagaaaacacaatatccggatcgccaagcttgtcttccacgcaaaggagagtcccatccggacacgggacggagtcttgagtcttgtatcttcacgcttcaatagttcggacgatgtatatagttcggctgtctggataacccctaatccaggactccttcagtagcccctgaaccaggcttcaatgacgatgagtccgacacgcaattttgtcttcggcattgcaaggcgggttccttctccgaatactccaaagtaaccgtcgaacacgtagaccgtgtctggatctgcaagatgatcttcacatatcaccgtagagagaatgatatttcagctGACAATTTTTTAGATGACGTGATATGTCCTTACGGtcgggttattattcgaaccgttttcccataACCAGCctcagcgcatattgcgaggcggtttccttgacatgtttagccaaagcagagatcgtgtccccttatcatgggattctcattaatacgggtatggATAGTCCAACCGCACTGCTAATCACGGCGAGTGGGGaggagcgggttccaccaggcaagtggggaggcgcaaaaagcttttgccctctctataaagagataaggtctcttcctctttacccacgccttctccttccgctagcccattc is a window encoding:
- the LOC123045346 gene encoding cytochrome b-c1 complex subunit Rieske, mitochondrial; translation: MLRVAGRRLSSSLSWRPAATVGARGPLAGAGGPGRYDDDGSAYQRRFAIESPFFTAARGFSSAETLVPRNQDAGLAELPATVAALKNPNSKILYDQYNHERYPPGDPSKRAFAYFVLSGGRFVYASLLRLLVLKFVLSMSASKDVLALASLEVDLSSIEPGSTVTVKWRGKPVFIRRRTDDDIKLANSVDVASLRHPEQDAERVKNPEWLVVIGVCTHLGCIPLPNSGDFGGWFCPCHGSHYDISGRIRKGPAPYNLEVPTYSFLEDNKMLIG